A stretch of DNA from Micromonospora sp. WMMD1155:
GGTAGCGCAGGCGCTCGCCGCCCGCGACGCGCCGTACGCCCATCTCGTCCTGACCGGTGAGGGGCACGACTTCCTGGCCCGCGACAACGCCGAGGCGGCGCGTACGGCGACCACCGCCTGGCTCACCCGGCACCTCGCCGTGACGGCGACCACGGTCGGCTGAGGCGCTATCCTGCGCCGGTGGACGTCACGGCGCAGGGCGAGCGGTTGGCCGCCGACCTGGGCCGCTGGTTGACCGACCTGATCTTCGTCGACCTGGACACCGACGACGTCACCGCACTGGTGATCGACTCGGTGGTGCGGTGGGCCGACGCCCAGGGTTGGCGGGTCTACCGGCGCGCGCCGAGCGTCCTGCCGTTGCCACCGCCGCTTCAGCAGCGATACTCGGTCCTCGACGTGGCGTGCGCCCGCCCGGACGGTCCGCCCGTGGTCGTGGAGGTCGACCACACCGACCGCTCCCGGACGGTGCAGAAGCTGCTCGCGGAGGCGGACGCCGGGCGGATCCCGATCTGGGTGCGCTGGGGGGTCGGGCGTTTCACCGCGCCGCCACCGCCGGTGCGGATGGTGACCGTCGAGGTGATGCGGCGTGCCGGGTCGGCCGGGCAGGGGCGGCTGCACAGCCGCACCGGCGACCGCCCCGCTCCGGCGCACTCGACCGGAGGGGGCACGGCTGCCGCGCAGGTGTTGCCGATCCCGCTGGCCGACCCACTTTCGGACCCGGGCTCGGGCACCTGAAGCGAATCGTAAGCGGGGACCGGCAGAGTTCTGGGTGTCACCGGAGAACACGACCGACAGCCAGGAGAATCCGATGCGCAAGCTCATCAACTCGACCTACGTCACCCTCGACGGCGTCATCGAGAACCCGATGTGGACCTCGCCGTACTTCGACGAAGAGGCGATGAGCCTCGCCGGCGAGCAGACCGACGAGGCGGACGCGATGCTCATGGGCCGGGCCACCTACGACGGCATGTCCGTCGCCTGGCCGAACATGGACGAGAGCGACCCGAACACCGGCGCCGCGTACTTCAACAACGTCAAGAAGTACGTCGCCTCGACCACCCTGACCAACCCCACCTGGAAGAACACCGAGGTGCTCCAGGGAGACCTGGTCGAGGCGGTCCGCGCGCTCAAGGCCCAGGAGGGGCGGAACATCATCCAGTACGGGTTCGGCTCGGTCACCGCGCAGCTGATCCGCGCGGGTCTGGTGGACGAGGTCCGGTTCTGGATCCACCCCGTGCTGGAGGGCGGCGCCAGCCTGACGGTGCCGCTGACCGACTTCAAGGCGTCGTTCGACCTGGTCGACACCCGGGTGCACAAGAGCGGCGTGATCGTCGCCTCGTACCGGCCGAAGACGACGGCCTGACCGACACTCAGAGCTGGGCTCGGGCCTCGCCCGGGCTCAGCTTCGCGCCCTCGGCGAGCAACGCGTCCAACCGCTCCGGCCCGAGTTCGGCCCGCAGGCGCTCGGTCACCCGGTCGACGTCGTCGCGTTCGGCGGGCGCGGCGGGGGACCGCGTGGCGAGCCGGGCGGCGGCTGCGGCGCCCAGCAGCCGGGCGGCGACCTCGGGGGAGCGCACCGCCGCGGCCATCCCCTCCAGCGGCCCGACCGCGTCGCGCATCGTCGCCATCGCCTCGGCGGCGTCGAACGCCTCGATGTGCAGGGCCAGCGCGGCGTCCGGGTCACCGCCCTGCTCGATCGCGTAGCCCAGCTCGACCAGGACCATCGGCAGGTACAGCGCCGGCTGGCTCTCGCCGCGGCCCAGCTCGACGAGGTGGCTGAGGTGGGTGACGGCCAGGTCGAGTTTCCCGTCGCGGCGGGCGGCCAGCCCGAGGCTCATCTCCGCGAAGACCAGCGCACCGGGCGAGCCCTGCTCCACCGCCAGGCCGTACGCCCGTTCGGCCAGCTCCCGGCCCTGGGTGTAGTCGCGGGTCTGCACCGCGAGCCAGGCCAACCAGGACAGCTCGGCGCAGACCTGCGGCCAGAGCGCCAGTTCCTCGGCCCAGCGCAGCCCTTCCCGGTGCAGCGCGGCGGCGCGCTCGTGCTCGCCGCGCATGTCGGCCAGCCCGCCCACCCACTCGGTCGCCCGGAGACGGCCCCACCGGTCGCCGAGGTCGGCGAACAGCGCTGCGCTGCGCGTCGCGGTGCGTTCCAGGGTGGCCTGGTCACCGTTCGCGTGCGCGAGGTGGGCCAGGGAGGTGAGCACCGCGGCCTCGGTCCACCTGTCGACCGCGGCGGTGGGCAGCAGCTCCGCCGCCAGTGCCAGGTCACCGTGCTCGATCACCGCGTTGGCCGCGAACCAGGCGGCGTGGCCGTCCGGGTCGACGGCCACCGCTGCGCGTACGTCGTCGGGCGCGACCGCCTCGCCCAGCGACAGGGCGAAACCGACGCGCCACGGGGCCGCGCGGGCCTCCTGTTCCGGGTCGCCGGGCACGGTCAGCGCCCGCCGCGCCTCGGTGAGCCGGCCGCGCAGGTGCCAGTACCAGCTCAGCGCGACCGTCAGGCGCAACCCACCACCGTGACCGAGGGCCGACCGCAGGTTCGCCGTCTCGGCGTCCAGCAGCGCCAGCCACCGTTGTTGGTCTGCCCCGCGCAGTTCCGGGTCGGCGCGCTCGGCCAGCTCGGTGTAGTAGGCCGCGTGCCGTGCGCGTACCTCGTCGGGGTCGGTCAGGCGGTCCAGGCAGAACGCGGCGACCGATTCGAGCAGCCGGTAGCGGGGGTCCGCGCCGGAGTCGTCGAGCACCACCAGCGACCGGTCCACCAGTCGGGCCAGGGTGTCCAGATCGGTATCGCAGACGCGTTCGGCGGCCTCCGGGCTGCAGCCGTCCCGGAACACCGCCAGCCGGGCCAGCACCGCCCGGTCGCTCTCGTCGAGGAGGTCCCAGCTCCAGCCGATCACCGCGGTGAGCGTCCGCTGCCGCAGCGGTACGTCCCGCTGTGCGGTGCTGAGCAGCCGGAACCGGTCGTCGAGCCGGTCCACCACACCCTGCACGCCCAGCGCGCGCACCCGGGTCGCGGCCAACTCCAACGCCAGCGGAAGGCCGTCGAGGCGACGGCAGAGCTGCGCGACCGCCGACGCCGTCCGCTCGTCGAGGCGGAAACCGCGCTGCTGGGCGCTCGCGCGGGCCGCGAACAACCGGGCCGCCGCCGAGTGCCGGACCGCGTCCAGGTCACCGTCCTCGGGCACCGGCAGCGGGGGTACCTCCCAGAGCAGTTCCCCGGTCAGACCGAGTGGCTCGCGGCTGGTGGCCAGCACCCGCAGCCCGGGTACGTCGCGCAGCAGTCGGGCGACCAGCGCGGCCACCGGCTCGACGACATGCTCGCAGTTGTCCAGCACGAGCAGGAGTCGGCGGTGCCGCAGGGCCGCGACCACCCGGTCGGTGGGGGACAGGCTCGCGCCGACGGTCTCGTGGGCGCCCAGGGCGGCGAGCACCTGCTCGGCGACGAGGGTGTCGCCAGCCGGCAGCGGGGCCAGCTCGACCAGTTGGACGCCGTCGGGAACGGACAGCTCGCGGGCCGTCTCGACGGCCAGTCGGGTCTTCCCGACGCCACCCGGGCCGACGAGCGTGACCAGTCGCTGCCGGGGCAGCAGCGCACCCAACTCGGCCAACGCCTCGTTCCGCCCGACCAACTCGTCCAGCTGTGCCGGTAGGCCGCTGCTGCGGAGGATCGTGGCCCTCGGCGGCGGGCTCAGGCTCGCGTCCTGTTCGAGGATCCGGCGGTGCAGCGCGACCAACTCCGGGCCGGGGTCGAGACCCAACTCGTCGGCGAGCCGGTCGCGCAGATCCGCGTAGCTGTCCAACGCCTCGGACTGGCGGCCCGCCGCGTACAGCGCGCGCAACTGCACGGCCCGCAGCCCTTCCCGCAGCGGGTGCCGGGCGACCAATTCGGCCAGGTCGGCGGCGACCAGGTCGTGTTCACCCCGGGCCAGCCGGGCCTCGGCCAACCGCTCGTGCACCGCGAGGCGCTGCTCGGTCAGGCGGGTCGCCTCGGCCCGGACGAACTCGGCGTCGGCCACGTCGGCGTACGCCTCGCCGCGCCACAACGCCAGGGCTTCGTTGAGCCGGTCGACGTCGGTGCCGCAGGCCAGCTCGGCGAACCGGTCCGCGTCGACGGCATCGGCCCGCAGCAGGTAACCGGGCGGCCTCGACTCCACCAGGTCCCGTGCGCCCGGCTCGGCGTCGTTGAGCGCCTTGCGCAACTGGGACACACGTACCTGCAGGGCGCCGGCGGGATTGGCGGGGGAATCGTCACCCCACAGGTCGTCGATGAGGCGGTCCGCCGAGACCACCTGGTTGCGGTTGGTCAGCAGGTCCGCCAGCAACACACGGACCTTGGTGCCGGGCACCACCACCGGCTCGCCGGCGTCGGTGGTCACGGCGAGCGGCCCGAGCACCCCGAACTGCACGGCGGACATCCTATCGCCGGTCAGGCGACCGGACGCCGACCGTGAACGTGGCGCCGCGCGAGCGACGCGGTCAGGGGTTGAACGCCCTGCGGTAGGCGGTCGGGGTGGTGGCGAAGGCGCGGCGGAAGTGGGCTCGCAGATTGGTGGCGGTGCCCAGTCCGGTTCGCCGGGCGATCTCGTCGATGGTGACGGCGTCGTCCTCGAGCAGGGTGCACGCGGCACGGAGTCGTTGCTGGGTCAGCCATGCCTGCGGGCTCATCCCGAACTGGTGCCGGAAGTTGCGGTGCAGCGTACGGGTGGATTGCAGGCCCTGCCGGGCGAGGTCCGCGACCGTGATCGGCAGGTGCAGGCGAGCGACCGCCCACCCGGTGACAGCGGCCAGGTCGGCGTCGTCGGTGACCCCCTGGACGGGGATGAACTGGGCCTGGCCCCCGGCGCGGTGCAGTGGGGTGACCATGACGCGCGCGCGTTCGATGGCTGCGGTCTGACCGTGGTCCCGGCCGATCAGGTAGAGGCACAGGTCGAGGCCCGCGGCCAGTCCGGCGCTGGTCAGCACCCGTCCCTCATCGATGTACAGCGCGTTCGCGTCGACGGTGACCTGGGGGTGTTCGCGGGCCAGCGCCTCGGCGTGGATCCAATGGGTGGTGGCCCGTCGGCCGTCGAGCAGCCCGGCCTGGGCGAGCGCGAACGCGCCGGTGCAGATCGACGCGACACGCGCGCCCCGGCGGTACGCGTCGACCAGGGCGTCGAGCGCTCGGACCGGCGCGGGTCCACGGGCGAAGCCGGGCACGATCACGGTGTCGGCGCGGCTCACGGCGTCGAGGGTGGCGTCGACGGTCATGCCGAGTCCGGGGGTGGTGGTCGGAGCGGGGCCGCCGTCGGGGGAGCAGACGGTCGTTGCGTACCGGCCCTGGCCCTCGTGACCGAAGACGTGCGTCGCGATGGTCAGGTCGAAGGCTACGACAGGTGGCAGGGCGAGGACGGCGACCTGGTGCGTGGCGGATTGCTTGTGCACAGTGGCAAGAATGCCACTCGTGATGCCCGTTGACCGGGCGAGATCCTGACCGGGTGCGAATAGAGATCGTGGTTTTCGACGGCTTCGACGAGTTGGACGTGTTCGGACCCTTCGAGGTGTTGGCGATGGCGGGCTTCGCCGTCGAGCTGGTCGCGGTCGAGCGGCCGGGGCCGGTACGCAGCATGCGCGGCGTCCAGCTGCACGTGCCGGCGGTACTCGGACAGGCCGACGGTGTCGTCGTACCGGGCGGGGGCTGGCTGAACCGGGCCGCGGCGGGGACGTGGGCGCAGGCGCAGCACGGGGTGCTGCCTGCCCGACTGGCCGAGCTGGCACCGTCGACGCGGTGGCTGGCCTCGGTGTGCACCGGCAGTCTCCTGCTCGCCGCCGCCGGGCTGTTGACCGGCCGTCGTGCGACGACCAACCGCAACGCGTACGAGGAGCTGCGGGCGTACGGGGTCACCGTCCTCGACGAGCGGGTGGTCGACGACGGTGACCTCATCACCGCGGGTGCGCTCTCCGCCGGGCTGGACCTGGGCCTGTGGATCACGGAACGCGAAGTCGGCGCGGCGGCCGCCGAAACAGTCGCCGCGACGATCGAGTACCGGTGCGCCGCCGGATCCGACCGGCGCGCTGAGGGTGGAGGGTGACAGTCGGCTGAGCGGTGGGGACGGTCAGGGTCGTCGTTCCGCGCTGCGGCGGACCGCCGCGAGCATCCGCCGTACGCCGAGCATGTGACCGCCCGACCTGAGGAGCAGTTGCCGGTAGAGGCCACCGGTCAGACCGGGGAAGACCGCCCGGGTTTCGGCCCGGAGGCGGGATCGGCCCGGCCCGGCCCGTTCGAGCCGGAAGACCAGCGCGTACGTCGAGAACCGGTGGCTGCCCCGTAACGTCAGCTCCCTCCCGGGGATCGCGGTGGCCACCCGGAACCCGGGGATCGTCGAGCCCTCGGCGAGCGGTCGGGGCCCGGACGCGACGGGGTCGGCGGTGCCGACCAGGCGGGCGTACGCGCGCATGCCGGGGCCGTCGAACGTGGTTTCGACGACGTGCACGAGGTGCGGCCAGGCTTCGTCGGGCTCGGCTGTGATGACGGTGACGTGTTCGTCCACGTGCGGCAGTGCGTCGGTTCGCATGGGCGCCTCCCCGTTCTGCGGTCCATTCTCACCGACCGACCGAAGTTCGCCGATCCCGGCAATGGCGTGGGGCCGGTTCGCCAGGTAGAAACAGGGGCGAGAGAGCGCTCTCACCGCCCTAGACTGCGCCGGACCCCGCTCCGGGCAGCGGAGAGGACGAACCGCATGTCAACCCCGTCCCGTCGTACCCTCATCCTCGCCCTGATGGTGGCCACCGCCGTCACCGTGAGCGGCACGGCGGCCTCCGCCGGCCGCCCCACGCACGGCGCACCCGACTTCGGCCCGAACGTGACGATCTTCGACCCGTCCATGCCGGTCGGTGAGATCCAGCAGACCCTCGACGCGGCCCACACCCGGCAGGTCGACAACGAGATGGGCACCGAGCGGCACGCCTACCTGTTCAAACCGGGCACCTACGGCACCGCCGAGCAGCCGTTGCAGGCCAAGGTCGGCTACTACACCGAGGTGTCCGGCCTGGGCGCCTCGCCCACCGACGTCACGGTCAACGGCAAGCTGGAGGTCTACAACCGCTGCCTGGCCGACGGCGGCACCGGCAACTGCCTGGCCCTGGTGAACTTCTGGCGCACCCTGTCCAACCTGTCGCTCACCATCAACGCCGCCGGTCAGGACGGCTGCCGGTCGTCGGCGAACTTCTGGGCGGTCTCGCAGGCGGTGTCGATGCGTCGGCTGAACATCGGCGGCGGCGGTCTGTCGCTGATGGACTACTGCACGGCCGGTCCGCAGTACGCCAGTGGCGGCTTCATCGCCGACTCCCGGCTGCCGGCCACCACCAACGGCTCACAGCAGCAGTGGCTGACCCGCAACAGCGAGGTCGGCGGCTGGTCCAACGCGGTGTGGAACCAGGTCTTCGCGGGCGTCGAGGGCGCGCCCGACGACGCCACGTTCCCCGACCCGCCGTACACCACCCTGGACACCACCCCGCTCAGCCGGGAGAAGCCGTACCTCTTCGTCGACGGGAAGGGCCGCTACCAGGTGCGGGTGCCCGCCGCGCAGCGGGACAGCCGAGGTGTCTCCTGGGCGGACGGCGTGACGCCGGGCCGGACCATCCCGATCGGCGACTTCTTCGTCGCGAAGCCCACCGACCCGGTACGCGTCATCAACGCGCAACTCGCCCGCGGAAAGCACCTGCTGCTCACCCCCGGGGTGTACGACGTCGCGCGCAGCATCGAGATCCGGCGCGCCGACACCGTCGTGCTCGGCATCGGGCACGCCACCCTCACCGCCGTCAGGGGCGCCGTGCCGCTGGACGTCGCCGGTGTACCCGGCGTGATCGTCGCCGGTGTCACCATCGACGCCGGCACCGTGGAGTCGCCGGTCCTGCTGCGGGTGGGTCGAGAGCACGGTCACAACGCCAGCAGCCGGCACAACCCGACCACGCTGTCCGACGTGTACTTCCGCGTCGGTGGCCCGCACATCGGCCGGACGGACACGGCGCTGGAGGTCCACAGCGACAACGTGCTCATCGACCACACCTGGGTCTGGCGTGGTGACCACGGCGTCGAGGGCTTCACCGAGGGCGTCAACGGCGACACCGACCGCTGGCGGACCAACACCGGTCGCTACGGCGCGGTCATCAACGGCGATCACGTGACCGCCACCGGCCTGTTCGTCGAGCACTTCCAGCGCTACAACACGGTCTGGAACGGCGAGCACGGCACCACGATCCTTTACCAGAACGAGCTGCCGTACGACCCGCCGACGCAGGCCGACTGGATGAACGGCCCGGTCGAGGGCTGGGCCGGCTACAAGGTCGGTGACCGGGTGCGGCACCACACGCTGCACGGCGGCGGGGTGTACGTCTTCAACCAGAACAACCCGTCGATCCACACCGAGAACGGTTTCGAGGTGCCGAACCGGCCGGGCGTGAAGCTGCACCACATCATGACCGTGAACCTCAGCGCCGGGACGATCGACCACGTCGTCAACGGCGTCGGCGACGCGGCCGACATGACCAAGGTCGGCGCGCCGGTCTACCTTGCGCAGTACCCGGCCCCGTAGCACTTACGAGCGGACCAACGGGGGTCGGAGTCGGCGTACGGCTCCGGCCCCCGTGGCGGGCCGGGGCCGGCGCCACTGGCTCCGGCCCCGACGGTGTCACTCGGACGACGTGGTGGCGGTGGTCTGCGCGCGCTCAGGAGGCGTGGTCACGGCCGGGATGCCCGGTATCACGCTCTCCGGCGCGGTTGCCGTCGTGGCCCGGCCCGGTGAGACCAGGAACGTCAGGTCCGGCCTACGGGACCGGTTGGCGCGGCGCGGCGCGGCCCCCGCCTTCGGGATCGGCTGCGTCGACCGGCTGTGCCGCGCGCCGGCCTGGTGCCGGCCGGTTGACGGGCGTGCCTCGGCCCGCTGGGCGCCCACCGGGCCGGCGGCGCGCTGCGGACGTCGACGGGCGGCCTGCTTGGCGACCCGGTGCCGGGCGCGTCCGCTGCCGGTCTTGAACCCGAGCGCGGGACGCTCCACCAGGTGCCAGGAGAGGGCGGCGCACAGGACGCTGCCGAGCAGGCTCAGCACGATGTAGCCCACGATCCCGAACCGGGTGCCGCCGAACAGAGCGATCATCTGCTGGACCGGGAAGCCGTAGATGTAGATGCCGTACGTGTAGTCGTTCCGGCGGCTGACGCGGGACCACCTCCTGGGCAACGCGACCGCCGCGAACAGCATCAGGTAGGCGAACGCCGGAAGACCGACCGCGAAGAATCCGCCCAGCCACAGCGAGCCGACCAGCGTGACGGCGGCCAGCACGGCCAGCGGGGCGTTCATGGGGACCCGGTGAGCGTACAGGCGTGCGGCGGCGCCCAGCAGGAACAGGAAGCCGAGCATCAGCGTCCAGTCGGCGGCGAACGCCCCGATCAGTGGGAACGGTCCGACCGCGCCGTGCTGGGGCGGCCGGGAACTCCAATTCGGCGCGGCGAAGAAGTCCGCCAGGATCAGGGCGTAGCAACCGCCGGTCAGTAGGAGCACCGCGCGAGGGGCGCGTTGCAGCACCGAGGTCACCATGAGGACACCGATGACGGCGTAGAGCGCCAAGTCGTACCGAAGTGTCCACAGTGCACCATTGAACGCGCTCGGTCCGCCGACGAGCTGCCCGTACGGAGTGTCGGCCAGCAGCCCGGAGATGGGAAACTGCTCCATCGAGGCGAGGATGTTGGTCATGACGTAGTCGAACGGGCCGTCCGGGTGCCCCCAGAACCCGTCGAGGTTGCCGTTCTCGTAGAGCGCCGCCAGCGGGGCGAACACGAACGCTGTGACCAGCAGGCAGACCCACAAGCCGGGAAAGATCCGCAGCGCCCGCGCGCGGACGTACTGGCGCAGGGTGGAGCGCAGGGCGCTGTCGGTGATGAGGAAGCCGGAGATCAGGAAGAACCCGTACAGGCACATGGTGCCGAGATCGCTCTGCCAGCCGAACGCCGCCGCGCCGATGTTCGCCCCGCTGAAGCCCAACGGCCCGGCGTGCGCGATGATCACACCACAGGCCATCGCCAGGCGAAGCACGCCGAATGCGTTGTGCTGGGCGGAGAACCTACTTTGCAGAGTCGGGGACTGCTGCCCGTTGACCAACGTCTGCACCTGACGACTCCTTCGATCACTGACCACGTGAGAACGTCGGCCCGGAACGCTGCCGATCGATGGGTCAATTATCAGATGGCCCAAGAGGTTTGTCCCAATATTCTGACGATTGTCCGAATTGTTGGAGTCTCAGGTCGCTACGCCGACCGTCCGGCGGACCTGGATGACGCGCCGAGCCGACACGTCCAGGAGCCGCGCCATCGCGGCGACGCACCGTCCGGCGGCCCGTCCGTCGCCGAACGGTGAGCCGGCTATCGACGCGCGCTCCGTGGCGAGGTGCCGGAGGCCGGCCGACAGCAGCAACTCCGGATCGGTGCCGACCAACTCGCCCCGACCCGCTGCCAGGGCCTCCGGACGTTCGGTGGTGTCCCTGGTGACCAGCAGCGGCACCCCCAGGGTGGCCGCCTCCTCCTGCAGGCCGCC
This window harbors:
- a CDS encoding dihydrofolate reductase family protein produces the protein MRKLINSTYVTLDGVIENPMWTSPYFDEEAMSLAGEQTDEADAMLMGRATYDGMSVAWPNMDESDPNTGAAYFNNVKKYVASTTLTNPTWKNTEVLQGDLVEAVRALKAQEGRNIIQYGFGSVTAQLIRAGLVDEVRFWIHPVLEGGASLTVPLTDFKASFDLVDTRVHKSGVIVASYRPKTTA
- a CDS encoding BTAD domain-containing putative transcriptional regulator, with the translated sequence MQFGVLGPLAVTTDAGEPVVVPGTKVRVLLADLLTNRNQVVSADRLIDDLWGDDSPANPAGALQVRVSQLRKALNDAEPGARDLVESRPPGYLLRADAVDADRFAELACGTDVDRLNEALALWRGEAYADVADAEFVRAEATRLTEQRLAVHERLAEARLARGEHDLVAADLAELVARHPLREGLRAVQLRALYAAGRQSEALDSYADLRDRLADELGLDPGPELVALHRRILEQDASLSPPPRATILRSSGLPAQLDELVGRNEALAELGALLPRQRLVTLVGPGGVGKTRLAVETARELSVPDGVQLVELAPLPAGDTLVAEQVLAALGAHETVGASLSPTDRVVAALRHRRLLLVLDNCEHVVEPVAALVARLLRDVPGLRVLATSREPLGLTGELLWEVPPLPVPEDGDLDAVRHSAAARLFAARASAQQRGFRLDERTASAVAQLCRRLDGLPLALELAATRVRALGVQGVVDRLDDRFRLLSTAQRDVPLRQRTLTAVIGWSWDLLDESDRAVLARLAVFRDGCSPEAAERVCDTDLDTLARLVDRSLVVLDDSGADPRYRLLESVAAFCLDRLTDPDEVRARHAAYYTELAERADPELRGADQQRWLALLDAETANLRSALGHGGGLRLTVALSWYWHLRGRLTEARRALTVPGDPEQEARAAPWRVGFALSLGEAVAPDDVRAAVAVDPDGHAAWFAANAVIEHGDLALAAELLPTAAVDRWTEAAVLTSLAHLAHANGDQATLERTATRSAALFADLGDRWGRLRATEWVGGLADMRGEHERAAALHREGLRWAEELALWPQVCAELSWLAWLAVQTRDYTQGRELAERAYGLAVEQGSPGALVFAEMSLGLAARRDGKLDLAVTHLSHLVELGRGESQPALYLPMVLVELGYAIEQGGDPDAALALHIEAFDAAEAMATMRDAVGPLEGMAAAVRSPEVAARLLGAAAAARLATRSPAAPAERDDVDRVTERLRAELGPERLDALLAEGAKLSPGEARAQL
- a CDS encoding helix-turn-helix domain-containing protein is translated as MHKQSATHQVAVLALPPVVAFDLTIATHVFGHEGQGRYATTVCSPDGGPAPTTTPGLGMTVDATLDAVSRADTVIVPGFARGPAPVRALDALVDAYRRGARVASICTGAFALAQAGLLDGRRATTHWIHAEALAREHPQVTVDANALYIDEGRVLTSAGLAAGLDLCLYLIGRDHGQTAAIERARVMVTPLHRAGGQAQFIPVQGVTDDADLAAVTGWAVARLHLPITVADLARQGLQSTRTLHRNFRHQFGMSPQAWLTQQRLRAACTLLEDDAVTIDEIARRTGLGTATNLRAHFRRAFATTPTAYRRAFNP
- a CDS encoding DJ-1/PfpI family protein produces the protein MRIEIVVFDGFDELDVFGPFEVLAMAGFAVELVAVERPGPVRSMRGVQLHVPAVLGQADGVVVPGGGWLNRAAAGTWAQAQHGVLPARLAELAPSTRWLASVCTGSLLLAAAGLLTGRRATTNRNAYEELRAYGVTVLDERVVDDGDLITAGALSAGLDLGLWITEREVGAAAAETVAATIEYRCAAGSDRRAEGGG
- a CDS encoding adenylyl cyclase, giving the protein MSTPSRRTLILALMVATAVTVSGTAASAGRPTHGAPDFGPNVTIFDPSMPVGEIQQTLDAAHTRQVDNEMGTERHAYLFKPGTYGTAEQPLQAKVGYYTEVSGLGASPTDVTVNGKLEVYNRCLADGGTGNCLALVNFWRTLSNLSLTINAAGQDGCRSSANFWAVSQAVSMRRLNIGGGGLSLMDYCTAGPQYASGGFIADSRLPATTNGSQQQWLTRNSEVGGWSNAVWNQVFAGVEGAPDDATFPDPPYTTLDTTPLSREKPYLFVDGKGRYQVRVPAAQRDSRGVSWADGVTPGRTIPIGDFFVAKPTDPVRVINAQLARGKHLLLTPGVYDVARSIEIRRADTVVLGIGHATLTAVRGAVPLDVAGVPGVIVAGVTIDAGTVESPVLLRVGREHGHNASSRHNPTTLSDVYFRVGGPHIGRTDTALEVHSDNVLIDHTWVWRGDHGVEGFTEGVNGDTDRWRTNTGRYGAVINGDHVTATGLFVEHFQRYNTVWNGEHGTTILYQNELPYDPPTQADWMNGPVEGWAGYKVGDRVRHHTLHGGGVYVFNQNNPSIHTENGFEVPNRPGVKLHHIMTVNLSAGTIDHVVNGVGDAADMTKVGAPVYLAQYPAP
- a CDS encoding acyltransferase, which gives rise to MQTLVNGQQSPTLQSRFSAQHNAFGVLRLAMACGVIIAHAGPLGFSGANIGAAAFGWQSDLGTMCLYGFFLISGFLITDSALRSTLRQYVRARALRIFPGLWVCLLVTAFVFAPLAALYENGNLDGFWGHPDGPFDYVMTNILASMEQFPISGLLADTPYGQLVGGPSAFNGALWTLRYDLALYAVIGVLMVTSVLQRAPRAVLLLTGGCYALILADFFAAPNWSSRPPQHGAVGPFPLIGAFAADWTLMLGFLFLLGAAARLYAHRVPMNAPLAVLAAVTLVGSLWLGGFFAVGLPAFAYLMLFAAVALPRRWSRVSRRNDYTYGIYIYGFPVQQMIALFGGTRFGIVGYIVLSLLGSVLCAALSWHLVERPALGFKTGSGRARHRVAKQAARRRPQRAAGPVGAQRAEARPSTGRHQAGARHSRSTQPIPKAGAAPRRANRSRRPDLTFLVSPGRATTATAPESVIPGIPAVTTPPERAQTTATTSSE